A segment of the Acidimicrobiales bacterium genome:
GCCTGGGCCCGGTCGCCGGCCGGGTGTGGCGGATCGGCTGCATGGGCCACACCGCCCGGCCCCGCAACGTCACCCTGCTGCTCGGGGCGCTCGGCGAGCTGCTGGGCCGGTGAGCGGGTGATACGCCTCATCGGACGGCGGGTCATCCTCCGCCCCCTCGTCGCCTCCGACTTCGCCCAGTGGAGCGAGGTGCGCCTCCGCAACCGCGACTGGCTCACCCGGTGGGAGCCGCGACGCGCGCCCGGCGCGTCCGACCCCGCCCTCGACCCGCACGCCTTCGCCCTGCGCTGCAACGCCCGTGAGCGCGAGCGCCAGCTGGGCGCCGGGCACGGCTTCGCCATCTTCGTCGACGGGCAGTTCGCAGGTGAGATCAACCTCAACGCGGTGCAGCGGGGGCCGTTCCAGAACGCCTACGTCGGGTACTGGATCGACGAGGAGCGGGCCGGCCACGGCTACGTGCCCGAGGCGCTGGTGCTGCTGTGCAAGCACGCCTTCGAAGAGCTGCACCTCCACCGGCTCCAGGTGGCGATCATCCCCCGCAACCGGTCGAGCCGCAGGGTGGTCGAGAAGCTGGCGATCCGCGAGGAGGGCCTCGCCCTCCGCTACCTCGAGATCAACGGGGTGTGGGAGGACCACCTGCGCTTCGGCATCACCGCCGAGGAGTGGGACGAGCGCCGCGACGAGCTCCTCGAGGCCTGGATCGCCTAGGCCGACGGCCCTGCCGGCAGGGCCGGGGTGGGCAGCGGGCCGACCGCGCCGAGCCGGTCGAGCAGGCTCGGCAGGGCCAGCGAGGCGGCGGTGGCGGCGGCCGAGGCGCCCAGGGCGGTCGCCCACCCCGCGGGGCCCAGGGGCCGGCACCCGAAAAGGTGGCTCACGCCCGGCGTCTGGACGATGCCGGCCATCACCGCGAACGACCCGAGGCCGGCGGCGAGCACCGGCAGGCTGGCCCCGCCGCTCACCAGCGTCTGCCCCAGCTGCGAGCCCACCAGGGCGACCAGGGAGACGGTGGAGGCCCGCTCGGCCGTGCCCGTGAGCCGCCCGACCGCCCACGCCGTCCCCGCTCCACCGGCGGTCGCCACCGCCCGCACGGCGATGGCCCGGTTCAGCGCCGTGCCGAGGGAGCGGTCGGGGCCTTCGAGCAGCAGCTGCTCGGGCGTGGTCCGCGTGGGGGGTCGCACGGCGATGGCCATGGCCGGCGCCACGTCGGTGAGCAGGTTCACCAGGAGCAGCTGGCGGGCGTTGAGCGGGGACGTGCCGCTCAGCACGCTGCCGGCCAGGGTGAAGGTGATCTCGCCCAGGTTGCCGCCCACGAGGATGGCCACCGCGTCGCGCACCGAGGCCCACATGGCCCGGCCCTCGACGACGGCGTCGACGATCGTCTCGATCCGATCGTCGGTCACCACCAGGTCGGCGGCGTCACGGGCCGCGGTGGTGGCCCGGGTGCCGAGGGCGACGCCCACGTCGGCCAGCCGGATCGCCGGTGCGTCGTTGGCCCCGTCGCCGGTCATGGCCACCACCCGGCCCGCGTGCTGGAGGGAGCGCACGATGCGCACCTTGTGGAGCGGCGTCACCCGCGCGCACACCGAGGTGTGGAGCAGGGCGACGGCCAGCTCGTCGTCGTCGAGCTCGTCGATGTCGGGCCCGGTCAGCACGGCCGCCTCGTCCAGCAGGTCGAGCTCGGCGGCGATGCCCTCGGCGGTGCTGGGGTGGTCGCCGGTGATCATGATCACGCTCACCCCGGCCCGGCGCAGGGTGCACACGGCCGAGGCCGCGGTGGGCCGGACCGGGTCGGACAGCCCGAGGAGGCCGGCGAACACCAGGCCGTCCACGGCATCCGGGTCGTCGACGGTGAAGGCGTCGTCGACCTGGCGCTCGGCCACCGCCAGCACGCGGAACCCGCGGCGGGCGAGCGGGTCCACGCCGGCCGCGAGGCGAGCGCGCTCGCCCTCGTCGAGGGGTCGGGCGCCCTCGGCGGTGCGGCGGTGGGTGCAGCGGGGGAGCAGCACCTCCGGTGCGCCCTTCACGCTGAGCAGCCGCCCCGCGGGGGTGTCGGCGAGGGTGGCGTGGAAGGCGCGTCCCGGCTCGAAGGGGAGCTCGTCGACGCGGACCCACGCCCCGACGGCGTCGGCGGCGGCCAGCCCTGCGACCTCCGCTCCCCGCACCACGGCCCGGTCGGTGGGGTGGGGAAGGCGCGGCGCGCTGGCCACGTCGGGGGTGGCGCGCAGCGCGGCGGCCAGCACCTGGCGGTGCTGGCCGGTGAGCGGCGTGCCACCGTCCCGCCACTCCGAGTCGCCGTCGGAGACCACCCGCAGCCGGATGTGCCCCTCGGTGAGGGTGCCGGTCTTGTCGGCGCAGAGGACGTCGACCCGCCCGAGGGCCTCGACGGCCCGCACGTTGCGCACCAGCGCGCCGCGCCCCGACAACCGGCGGGCCGAGCTGTGCTGGGCGACGGTGGCCAGGAGGGGCAAGCCCTCGGGCACGGCTGCGACCGCCAGGCTGACGCCCGCTCCGACCAGGTCGGCGAGGGGCCGGGCGCGCAGCAGACCCGAGCCGACCACGCCCAGGCCGGCCAGGACCGACACCGGCGTGACCAGGGTGGTGATCGACTCCAGCCGGGCCTCCACGCCGCTGGCCGGTGCCCTCCCGGCCCCGGCGGTCGCCCCCCGCTCGGCCTCGGTGGCCGCTCCCACCGCGACCACCACGCCGGTGGCGGTGCCGGCCGCCAGCGACGTGCCGTCGTAGAGCATGGAGGTGCGGTCGGCCACGGACGCGGCATGGGAGGCCTCGGCGTGCTTGGCCACCGGCAGCGACTCGCCGGTGAGGCTCGACTCGTCCGCCTCCACGGCCTCGGCCGTCAGGATGCGGCAGTCGGCCGGGACGGCGTCGCCGGCGGCGAGGCGGACGACGTCGCCGGGAACCAGCGAGTCGGCCGGTACGGTGACGAGCCGGCCGTGCCGACGCACCGTCACGTGCTGGCGCTCACGCCGTCCGAGCCGGGCGATCGCCCGCTCGGTGCGGTGGCGCTGGACGCCCCCGATCACCGCGTTGAGGGCCACCACGCTGGCGACCATGGCCGCGTCGCCCACCGAGCCCACGGCCAGGGAGAGGCCGGCCCCGACGGCCAGCACCGGGGTGAGCGGGTTGATCACCTCGTCGGCCACGGCCCGGGCGAGGGCCAGGCCGGGCGGGCTGGTCGGCGGCGCCGGCGGGCGTCGCCGGGCGGCCTCGTCGGGGGCCAGGCCGGCCGGGGTGGTGCGGAGGCGCGCCAGCACGGCGTCGGCATCGAGGGCGTGCCAGGGCACCACGTCGTCGGCCGGGGGCGGGAGGGCCGCACCCCGCAGCGCGAGCCCGGCTCGGGTGCCGTTGACCAGGGCCAGGGCGGTCGCCACGTTGATCGTGGTCATGACCCGCTGGGTGGTGCCGGGCACCAGGCCGCCGAAGGCGATGAACGTGCTGGCCGTGGCGCCGCCGAAGGCCAGCGCCGCACTCTGACGGCTCACCTCGCGCGCGGCCTGGCCGGCCACGGCGACCAGGCAGGCGTCGGCCAGGTCGGGCCCGCCCACCAGATCGGCGTCCCAGGGCACCGGCTCGCCCGGCCGGGGCACCCCGACGCCGCAGTCGGCCTCGCGGAGGCCGGCGTGCGTCCCCATGGCGACCATGAGGACCCCGTGCCCTTCGGCCTGGCGGCCCTCCACCACCCTGGCCGCGGCGACGGGCGGTACGACCCGGTCGGGCTGCAGGGCCAGCACGGTGCGCTCGTCGTCGGCCGTCACGATGACCTCGAGGCCGGCGCTGCGGACCGCGGCCACCAGGTCGGCCGCCTGGGGGGCCAGCGCCGTCCGCAGCTGCACCAGCGCACGCGGCCGGTCGTGGTGCTCCAGCAGCAGCACCGGCCGGCCGGCGGCCAGCAGACGGGCCCGGCGGGCCACGTGCTCGTCGGCGCCGGTCAGCGGGCCGAGCGCCCAGCCCTCGACCTCGTGGCGGACCGTGGGAGCGTCGGGGCGGAACAGCTCGGTGACCCGGCGCCGGGCGACGGCGAGCTCGGTGTCGTCGAGCACCTCGATCGTCGCGGGCTCGAGCTGGTCGGCCACGAGGAGGCGCCCGTCGAGCACGGCCACGTCGAGGCGGTCGAGGGTTCGCAGGGCGTCGGGGTCGAGGATCACCACGCCCCGCTGGGCGAGCAGCCGCCCGACCTGGGCCGCGAAGGCCTCCCGGCCGAGGCGGGCCGCCTTGGGCACCCCGGCCAGCAGGGCGGCGGCGGCGCGGTCGAGGCTGCGCAGGAGGGGGACGGCGACCGCGAACCCGCCCAGCGAGGCCAGCAGCACCCGCTCGTCGTAGCGCTCGATGGGCCCGGGCCGCAGCGGCGCCGGGCGGGTGGGCGGGTAGAGCGGGCCGATCGGGTGGGCCGACGGCGTGGCGCACAGCTCGGGCTCTCGGGCGACCCACGCCCGCCGGCGGCCCTCGGCCTCGCCGAGCAGCGACCCCCGGTGGACGATGTCGAGCAGGGGCCCGAGGGGGCCCTGGGCCAGGCCGGCGGCGATGCCGTTCCCGACGGCCAGGGCCAGCTCGGCCACCGGGGTCGTCAGGCGGCGGTCGATGGGGTCGCGGGCGCGTGGCACGTTGGCGAGCAGGGAGAGCAGGGCGGCGGTGTCGACCTCGATGGGCAGCGTCGGCACCCGCAGGGCCCGTCCGACCAGGGCCAGGGCCAGGCCGGTGGCGTCGGCGCCCAGGGCGACCAGGTCGCGCACGATCGGCTCGTGGTCGCCCGGGTGGTCCGGGCGGCCGTTGGCGAAGGGGGTGTGCTCGACGCCCAGGCGGCGTTCGACGTCGTCGACGACGGCGACGCACCAGGCCGGGCCGACCAC
Coding sequences within it:
- a CDS encoding GNAT family N-acetyltransferase, whose protein sequence is MIRLIGRRVILRPLVASDFAQWSEVRLRNRDWLTRWEPRRAPGASDPALDPHAFALRCNARERERQLGAGHGFAIFVDGQFAGEINLNAVQRGPFQNAYVGYWIDEERAGHGYVPEALVLLCKHAFEELHLHRLQVAIIPRNRSSRRVVEKLAIREEGLALRYLEINGVWEDHLRFGITAEEWDERRDELLEAWIA
- a CDS encoding HAD-IC family P-type ATPase, translated to MALLDRLRPVYDLPHRHRRVWATPEGGRVHVELRELDGEATASFAEHLVGALDGRPGIRWVEVLSAPGRAVVAFDPDVVGPAWCVAVVDDVERRLGVEHTPFANGRPDHPGDHEPIVRDLVALGADATGLALALVGRALRVPTLPIEVDTAALLSLLANVPRARDPIDRRLTTPVAELALAVGNGIAAGLAQGPLGPLLDIVHRGSLLGEAEGRRRAWVAREPELCATPSAHPIGPLYPPTRPAPLRPGPIERYDERVLLASLGGFAVAVPLLRSLDRAAAALLAGVPKAARLGREAFAAQVGRLLAQRGVVILDPDALRTLDRLDVAVLDGRLLVADQLEPATIEVLDDTELAVARRRVTELFRPDAPTVRHEVEGWALGPLTGADEHVARRARLLAAGRPVLLLEHHDRPRALVQLRTALAPQAADLVAAVRSAGLEVIVTADDERTVLALQPDRVVPPVAAARVVEGRQAEGHGVLMVAMGTHAGLREADCGVGVPRPGEPVPWDADLVGGPDLADACLVAVAGQAAREVSRQSAALAFGGATASTFIAFGGLVPGTTQRVMTTINVATALALVNGTRAGLALRGAALPPPADDVVPWHALDADAVLARLRTTPAGLAPDEAARRRPPAPPTSPPGLALARAVADEVINPLTPVLAVGAGLSLAVGSVGDAAMVASVVALNAVIGGVQRHRTERAIARLGRRERQHVTVRRHGRLVTVPADSLVPGDVVRLAAGDAVPADCRILTAEAVEADESSLTGESLPVAKHAEASHAASVADRTSMLYDGTSLAAGTATGVVVAVGAATEAERGATAGAGRAPASGVEARLESITTLVTPVSVLAGLGVVGSGLLRARPLADLVGAGVSLAVAAVPEGLPLLATVAQHSSARRLSGRGALVRNVRAVEALGRVDVLCADKTGTLTEGHIRLRVVSDGDSEWRDGGTPLTGQHRQVLAAALRATPDVASAPRLPHPTDRAVVRGAEVAGLAAADAVGAWVRVDELPFEPGRAFHATLADTPAGRLLSVKGAPEVLLPRCTHRRTAEGARPLDEGERARLAAGVDPLARRGFRVLAVAERQVDDAFTVDDPDAVDGLVFAGLLGLSDPVRPTAASAVCTLRRAGVSVIMITGDHPSTAEGIAAELDLLDEAAVLTGPDIDELDDDELAVALLHTSVCARVTPLHKVRIVRSLQHAGRVVAMTGDGANDAPAIRLADVGVALGTRATTAARDAADLVVTDDRIETIVDAVVEGRAMWASVRDAVAILVGGNLGEITFTLAGSVLSGTSPLNARQLLLVNLLTDVAPAMAIAVRPPTRTTPEQLLLEGPDRSLGTALNRAIAVRAVATAGGAGTAWAVGRLTGTAERASTVSLVALVGSQLGQTLVSGGASLPVLAAGLGSFAVMAGIVQTPGVSHLFGCRPLGPAGWATALGASAAATAASLALPSLLDRLGAVGPLPTPALPAGPSA